In Lolium perenne isolate Kyuss_39 chromosome 5, Kyuss_2.0, whole genome shotgun sequence, the sequence gggcaaagctcgggcggtgccggcggcggcgggatctccTCTTCGCGTGCTAGGGCGGCCTCGCGGGGCGGTCGCATCTGGTGGCGTCGGTCTCCTCCGCTCCTCTGCCCGGCGGCGCAGTGAGGCTCGGCGGAGCCTCCTTGGCGAGCTTGGTGGCCTCTGGGCGGCGCATCGGCGGGGGATGCGTCGACGGAGGGCGTTTCTGCCGGCGGCGCGCCGGctcgggcccgatctgggcctgcTGCGGGCCTGCCGGCCTGGGGCGGGTTTGGCTGGGCCAAATCTTGGATCTTGCAGTGGTGTCGTGTCCTGCATCGGTGGCAGGGCGCCCCCCTCCAAGGCCTCGACGTTCGGCAGCTCGGCGGCAGGGGGCGTGAGCCGGTTCTTCTTGCTGGCCGGCGTGGCGTCGGGCGGCAGGGTGCCTGCTTGCGGTGTGCCGGCCTGTGGTGGTCGGTGCGTGGCTGCAAGAGTCGTCTCCTCTTTACTCAGACATCAGCCTGCAGGGGGTTTCCGCTGGGGCTGGCGAGTGCCATGGTTTCGCAGTGGCGGCCATGGTGGCGACGCGCTTCCCACCCGGGGGGCCGTCGTGGCTGGGTGTTGAGCCCCTCTGTCTTGCCATCAGTTGCAGGGGACGCTGCTTCCTTCTGTACCGGTGTGCCCTATGGTTCTGCAGATGGCGTCCATGGGTGCGGTCTCCTCTCCGATGCGAGGGGAGCCGTGGCAGCGGTGGTGGTGACTTCTTCTTGCCGGTTGCTGGGCTCCGGTGTCGGATCCTTGTCGGAGCTCTGTGGCGCGTTGAGGGTGCTCTTTGCGAGAGTGCTCAATGGGTGTGTCTCTGCTTGGTGATGCCCTTCGACTCTAGCTGGCGGCACACAGGCGTCGTGGCATCGTCTCGGCCGCGCGCGACCCTTCGGCAGCCCCCTCGACGCAGATGGTGTCGGTGCGTAGGGTGGTCTCGGTTGCGCGCTTCCCTTCGATTATGTCGACGGTGCAGTGTCGTTGCTAAGTCTCGGCGATCCAATGCCGTTCGATTACTCCGGCGAGGACTAGAGCTGTGGTGCCCCTCTTGCGTATCCCTGGGCTCTTCCTTGTGATCGCTGTACTTGGGTTGCGATGAGTTCTCATCGGCCAACCGCCCCATAGGTTTGTGGGGTGGCCACTTTTCCTCCTCGATCTTGTGTGTTGTGGGTGTgtgtttttctttttattctccaccCTTGTAACCCCTGTGTACTCTGGTCCATTTGGACCCATCTTGTAGAGGCTGTAAGGCTTCATAGGCAACTTGACTGAATATATGTTCAGGTTGGCTTATGCCCGCCGTAGTCACAGTCAAAAAAAATTAAGCTAGGTAGCAGCATGCAGTATATGTAAACACCACCGGCAGTACAAAAGACTCAATTTTACCTGTTTCAACAAAGTTCAAAATGTGATACACGTCATCTTCAAGGCCTTCTGTGATTCTGTTCTTAACTCCTGCATACACCTAGGCGTGCGTTCTGTCCTTGTATTACCAGCACGTTTCAGCAGATACACCACTCAAAAGGCCAAAATAGTCGAAACAATCCACAAAACCCTCAAGGTACACCGTGTTCCGCAGCAAGCCACATGTCTTCCAGGGTAGAAAGAAGGGACCAAGCAACAGTAACTTGCATCTTGCAGAAACCAAGATGGCACGTGCCACGGCTTGTGCCAGCGTTCATCTGTGTAAAGACAGTGGTATTCTCCGTTGCAACCAAAACATCCTCACTACCCATCGGACGGGCCAGCATGGAAACTAACAGTTGTCCCCTTTCTTCTACAGAAACAACACACCTTGAAAGCTCGATCACACCATCCAAATTGACAGGCATTTTTCCATCTCGAGAGTCAAACAACACCATCTCCCCTTTTTTCAATCTGGTAGTACGGCAGGTGACAACTCCTTGGAAGCGATCATCCCATGACCCATCGACAACTTGGACGGTGACGGTGGCCTCAACTGAAGGAAGCAGCGGCGCGTATCCGAACTCAAGCGTGCAGCGCTTGCAGAGGATCCGTGGAGATTCCACCTCAACAGAATGGTAAGCTTTGTGGTAGTCGAAGACTCTGAAAGCCAGTACTTCATCCTTTTCAGGCTCTGCTTTGCTCTTCACTTTGAGCTGAACTTCAATAGTAATCGGGTCAATTAACAGGAGTGCACGAGATGGGCCAGTTAACATCAAAAATGGATCCTGCGAGCATAGTTATCATCAGTTAATCAACCGTATTGATAGTCTTCTACTAGCATACTAGATAGCAGCAtgagaaagaagaagaaaaaaaacagaCATGCACGTTTAGATAGATGGTGCTCACCTCTTGGGTGAGGGCCTGGCAGTCATCCCTTGTGCGATTGAAGAGAAAATTGCGATTGTGATCTACAGAGTCCCTGACGGCAACGAAGCCATGGACATGCAGAGGCCATTGGAGACCACCTTTGCCGATGTCCGTGACTCGGATGTAGAAAATCTGCAAGGTACAATCGGAAGCGGCGTACGGCGGGATTGGTCCGAAGGTATGGCGCATGGGGCCAAGAGCCGCTGCACGAAGCAAAATTGTGATCATACTACAATTAGATAGCAATACTAGGAGCTTGTCAGCAGAAAACTACATAGCAATGCATACACAATCCTGGTTGCAGAATGGAATAATCATGATAACTCAGTTAGTTAGATGTAAATACTCTTAATCTTGATTGTTTCTCACTTTCTCGTCCATGTTATCAGTATATATAATTGTTATTTGTGGTTCCTACGTGACAGTAGTGTGGAGAAAACAAGGCCACTTCACTTCATTTACCTGCAGTAGAAGAAGGGGAAAGAGATAATTTCAGAGTTGAGACTCACTTTGGTCGTCGAAGGAACCGAAGCGGTCGGAGAAGAGGCAGTCCCAGAGGTCACGGTAGTCGACGATACAGTCCTCCTCCCTCGTCTCCTTGGGCACCTCCTCCCTGAGGAAGTTCATGAACTCCTTGCGTTCccgctcccggagattgtcctgtaCGACGACGGCTTCTTCTCACGGTCGGGGACCTTCCTGAGCGCCTTCTTCTTGCCTCGGCCGGTCGCCCT encodes:
- the LOC127302610 gene encoding uncharacterized protein; the encoded protein is MLTGPSRALLLIDPITIEVQLKVKSKAEPEKDEVLAFRVFDYHKAYHSVEVESPRILCKRCTLEFGYAPLLPSVEATVTVQVVDGSWDDRFQGVVTCRTTRLKKGEMVLFDSRDGKMPVNLDGVIELSRCVVSVEERGQLLVSMLARPMGSEDVLVATENTTVFTQMNAGTSRGTCHLGFCKMQVTVAWSLLSTLEDMWLAAEHGVP